The following coding sequences are from one Halobaculum magnesiiphilum window:
- a CDS encoding metal-dependent transcriptional regulator, which yields MLSAIMEDYLKAIYYLQDETDERVRTSTLAEHMGVEQPSVTSMMKKLAERDLVHHEPYKGVELTDTGIPIALEIIRHHRLLERYLTDHLEYDWAEVHDEADRLEHHISNQFADRIAEQLGDPAVDPHGDPIPTAELDISAPKCGETLADHQVGDSVRIERVPDEDADLLRYLSEHGIHPGTEVEIVEVTSFGMVTLDLDGGDEPVALPEKVARSISAQSLSEDTS from the coding sequence ATGCTGAGCGCCATCATGGAGGACTATCTCAAAGCGATCTATTACCTCCAGGACGAAACGGATGAACGGGTGCGGACCTCGACGCTCGCTGAGCATATGGGTGTAGAACAGCCGTCCGTCACCAGTATGATGAAAAAATTGGCCGAGCGTGATTTGGTACATCATGAGCCCTACAAGGGGGTTGAACTCACAGACACCGGCATTCCTATCGCTCTCGAAATCATTCGCCACCACCGGCTTTTAGAACGATATCTGACGGATCACCTCGAGTACGATTGGGCTGAGGTGCACGACGAAGCAGATCGCCTCGAACACCACATCAGCAATCAATTCGCCGACCGGATAGCAGAGCAGTTAGGGGATCCCGCAGTTGACCCACATGGCGACCCGATTCCCACCGCGGAGCTGGATATTTCTGCACCGAAATGCGGTGAAACACTGGCCGATCATCAAGTGGGCGACAGCGTTCGAATCGAACGCGTGCCAGACGAAGACGCTGATCTACTCCGATATCTGTCCGAACACGGGATTCACCCGGGAACTGAAGTGGAAATCGTTGAGGTCACCTCATTTGGAATGGTGACACTCGATCTCGACGGTGGCGACGAACCAGTTGCACTTCCCGAGAAAGTTGCCCGCTCTATATCCGCTCAATCTCTGTCTGAGGATACAAGCTAA